DNA sequence from the Alkalilimnicola ehrlichii MLHE-1 genome:
CCGCGGCCGCCGCCAAAGCGGCTGCCCACCAGGCCGCCGGCCACGCCGCCGGCGATCACCGCGGCGGTGTTGCGCTGCCCCTGGGTGGTCCGCTGCACCGGCTGGTCCCAGCACTCCTGGCGCGGGTTGGAGACCTCCACCGTGCGGTACTGCGGCGTGACGCTGAGCACTTCACCGTAGGCATACTGGTCACCTGCGGCCTGGGCCAGCCCCGCCACCAGCAGGCCGGCGGTTGCCAGGGCAGTGATCATCGGCTTGTTCATGGCACACCTCTCCTGTTCTTGTT
Encoded proteins:
- a CDS encoding glycine zipper 2TM domain-containing protein, whose amino-acid sequence is MNKPMITALATAGLLVAGLAQAAGDQYAYGEVLSVTPQYRTVEVSNPRQECWDQPVQRTTQGQRNTAAVIAGGVAGGLVGSRFGGGRGRDAAIAAGTLAGAGIADGLSGSESRTYTVNERQCRTVYDRRTEERHDGYRVRYRYDGREYTTRTNSHPGDRIRLRVSVTPDHY